A window of Chiloscyllium plagiosum isolate BGI_BamShark_2017 chromosome 2, ASM401019v2, whole genome shotgun sequence genomic DNA:
GAAACATTTCTAACCCACTAGCAATGTGGCATTCTTTGCTGCACTTTATTGAAAGGGTAGTTTTGgtatcattttaaaattctctataAAGTTTATTTGCTCATTCACACAGTTAAGGCAATTAGCTTTCGTTTTAATTTTGAAGAATGTATCTTTCTGAAAGGCAAGAAAAATATATGCAAGATTACAAGTCAGTTCACAAGGAGCATGATTGGTACAACCCTGTGATTTACCATTGAACAGTAAAGGCTTTTAAGGAACACAAGAAGCTCTTGTGGAGTCAAGAACAGGTAGTAGAGTGCAATGTAAAAGACAAAAAGCATATGGCAAAAGGACTGGTAGAAATTTGGATCTCCCTCAAAAATCAGTTTTATATTGCCTGTTGTTCACAATTTGTACTAATGATTCTGACTTTGGAATCATGCAATTTCTAAACTTATGAATGACACCAAGTTGGGAGTATAGTCAATTGTTACAGAAAGATGAATAAACGTGTAGAATTAGTATATAACTAGCTAGATAATGAATTTTGACACTAGTGAGATATTACATTCATTCAGGAAAATATAAGAATTTAAATAGAATAGAAGAATATTATCTTCAAGCAGTGGAACACCGATAACTGAAAGAAGTGACGCTGGTGCATAAGACTATAAAAGACAACTAGGAATTAATTAGAGCTAATTTCTAGAGAGATCTGATTATGAAACAGACCTAGATAAAAAAGTATCAAGAATTCAAGTAAGGAATTCAGAGGAAGCTTCTTTACGCGTCAGTGGTATGAATGCAGAACTTGGAAGTAATTATGTAAACAATGTAAGTGCATTTAACGTAAGACAAGGTGAACATAGGATGGAGAGCAGAACACGGGGCATGAGAACCAGGAAGCAATTTAAATGTAGTAAACTTGCCAAATGTTTTCCCAGTGTCCCCAAGTTTTAATGCCGCAGGTTTCATCTGACTCCAGAGCATTGCTAGGAGAATGGGTGTTGGACATGTAGGCTGTTGATCGGATTGGTTTGGAGAAATCCAGCCTGATCAATTCATGTGCTGTTGTTTTTGCAGCAGCAGTCTAACCTCAGAAGGCAGGTTATAGGGCCATGTcccccagtttaataacattattTCTGCATGAACATTCTTAATAGTATTGCACTGTGCTTGAGGGTAATATTTTAGTACTGTAAGGTTGTTAATACATATAGAAAGATATCAGAAAGTACTTCATATTGAAGGAAATGTTAACCCCTTTGAGTAAATGTTTTCTTGATGGTATgattttttgaagtgtagttttcATATCTGTATCCTGCATATAATCATTCAAGCAAAACTGCACAGACTATGTGTACATgacaggaaaggaaaaaaaaagaagtcAACATATTTATCTGTCTGGAAGTATTATTTAAAACTATCAATAAAAACACACATTTGTCAAATGTTCCCATCTAatgagtgggagaaagtgagtattgcagatgctggagatcagagtcaaagtgtgttagaaaagcacagtcggtcactTTTGCTGCCTGGCTGGCAGTGCTATTCCAGCATAACCATCTAATGAGTTGTCAACATTTGGAATGGATCTCTAGGTAGAAAGTTGACACCTAACAGATGGATCCTCTAATAAAGTGGCTATAGATATTTTCCAACTTAAATACTTACTTGAAATGCATCTCTCATATAGAATACGAAGAAAAGTCATTAAAAAGAGAAAGGAACGTTTGACATATGATCGTGCCTGTAGGCAAGAAATTTATGAACATGAATATGTAAGTATATCTGTCTTAATCATAATTCTGATTTAATTTCAGAGCCATTTTTAATCAAATTGTTTGGCTTTCTGATTACTTGAAggagtaagaataaagtgtagAGTTGCAAATTatagacaaaatatttaaaatcctTCAGGGTTAACTTAATTTTCCATATAGGATAGAATGATCAGGGCCTGGAATGCTGTAATTCTGTTCTATACATTTTAATTCTCAAGGATGTAACCATGCCATGATGCAGTCGAGTAATGTATCAAGCGAAGGTTAGATTAGTTTTCAGAATTGGGGAGGTGTTAACTTTCAGgcaaatccaaatatattgcatccactgcctcctttatcctgtttgttacctcttcaaCTTGTCTGGCATGATTTTCATTCATGAAGCTATGTTGCCTCAGCTTGTTAATATTATGTAGTTCTAAATGTTGAACTATTATTCTTTAATTATAGACTAATTTTTTTCCCATAGTAGCCATTAAGCTAACTTGTCCAGTACTATTGTAGCTTCACTCTTTGTTACTCCACAGAAAATAAGTGACAATGTTGTCATAATTACTCATTTAAATCCATAAAGTATTTGATGTTAAGTGGAATTAGATTTTAAACCTCTCATATTGTAGATGGAGCAGGTTAAAAGATTGATTTTAAAACCAACTTAATGTCACTAAATTTTGAAGTTCTACTTGGAAGAATGATGCTGCTATAGTTAACTACAGTGTTTGTATCTTATGCTTTTATCTGTACTTTGTGCATTTCAGGAAATGCAAGCAGTAGGAAGAAAGCCCAGTAATCCAGAAGATTCCATTGCAGCTGGAGAAGTGATTCTCACTGTTAATGTCTACTCTCCAATTATATTTGTTAAGGTGTGTATTAGGTTCAACCTGTGGTATCCATTTTGCTAGCCACCAGTCACAGTTGGCTATCTTGAGGAGCCATTTCAAAGATGTGACACATTCCTTTTCATAAATAAAGATTAGTAATAAACGCCACTATTCAGCATGTGATCTCAGTACTAATTCACACAATGCATGCACTGTAACTGAACTTTTTGAAAGCACTTTGGTAAAATGGCAAAACTAACTGTTGTAAGTGTTGCCAGTTTCATAGAACACATTGCAATTGATCAGTCAAGCCAACTATtatatgttggcatttattgaccATATGTCttgcccccccacccacccatgaTTCATGCTATTGTTTTATCTGCTTCCTGTGGCTGGGTGTTCCAAATTCTAATCCCTCTCTAAGAAAAGACGTTTCTTATTTATCTATTAATTATctatttatctattatttatCTATTAGTAATTGTCTTGTATTTATGAATCTGGTTTGGATTCTCCCACAAgtagaaacattctctctacacCAACGTTTTGCTACATCATTGAAATTTTATGTTCATTTATTCTCTCTTGGTCTTCTCTTTTCTCAAGATAAAGATTTAACCTATTCCATCTTGAAATTGAAATCGGTGTCTGATGCCACTTTTAGGTTTTTTGCATTTTTTCATTATCTTTAACTTAAACTTTATATTCAGTCTGCCATTGATATTTTATTCCATGACCTTCATGCCTTTTGGCAAACCTATTATGTGCCACTTTATCAAATATCTTGATATCAAATAGATCAATATCTACCAGATAAAACCATTaccctcttcaatcctctcattTGCTCATCTAAAACTCAGTTGTTAAATTTGATTTACTTTAAGAAATCCATGTTGGCTTTCCACAATTAACCCATCCTTGGGCAAGTGACTTGATTTGACTAGGATTACTGTTTTCTAAAAGTTTTCTTGCTATTGAGGTTAAATTGACTGACCTGTAATTGTTTAATTCAActatgcattttttttgtttttgaatgagTATCAGTTGCAGCTCTCCAGCTCTCAGGTACAATTTCCATGTCAGAAGAATTGTAAGCTTGTGGCCAGTAcctgaaaatgggttgctggaaaagcgcagcaggtcaggcagcatccaaggaacaggagaatcgatgtttcgggcataagcccttaccTATCTACCCTTACTTTCGTCAACAGCCTACATAGCATCCAGTCTGGGGCTTAACAGCTTTAAGTACAACAAACCTTTCTAGTATATCTAGTACATTGCTTTCAGTTTGTAACCTTTCTACTATCTCAGTTGCCTACAGCTTTTGCTGTTACTTtggcacatttccttcctcaGTAAAGATAGATGCAGAGTACCTATTTATTACCTTCAGCCATACCGTCTGCCTCCATGTTTAGACCTCTTTGGTCCCTAATCAGCCCCATGCCACTACTACTTATTAACTTTTTACTTTACTACttcctgtttttttccccatttccctgaCTTCCATATTCAGCCCAGTTGTTTATTACCAAGCTGATAGCAGATATTTCATGTGCCCCTTTTACCTGCTTCACGTTGGTTTTTTGTTCACCCATGGAGCTGTACTTAGTTTACTTACCACTGTTGCTTGTGGAAATGTAATTCGACTGTACCCGAACCAACTCTTTAAAGGCATTCCATTGTTCAGTTACAGTTTTGCTTGCTGAGCTCTTATTTCAATCTGTTCTTATAACACTGTAATTCGTTCTCACTTAATAGTCTTTCTGCAAAATTGCTCCTTGACCTTTCCCATACATACTCCGAACCAATGCTATGATCAACATTTTTAATCAACTGTACATGAATCCTGTGATTATTTGGATCCTCACAGTTTCTAGATTTTCACCACCTTAAAAAGTAGTCTGATCTGTAATTTTGAGATCTTTTAAATAATTAGTATCTTTTTAATATGTTAATTGTCAACACTATAATATTCTGCTGAGAGATGTTAAAACTTGCAGACTATTTGACATGTGCCTTTGCTGCCCCACACAACCCATTTTGTGTTTTCCATCAAATTAACTCTCCCAGCAGTGGTTGTTATATGACCACAAGAGCCTGACTGGACTTTCTTGTGCTGATTGCTGAGCTATAGTAACTACTTTCATTATATATCTTATTTTCAGATTGAACCCAAAATGTACTTCTCTGTAGCTTAGCTGTTCACTATATTGATTTGTCATCAATTTGCAAATGAGCCCTGAGGCATGCTAATATACACAACTGTTGAAAGAGTTTTATTTTACTGATGTTACACAATTTATGTGCTCATTTGTTGTTGGCTTTCTTCTTCAAATTATGCTGCTTTTTAGTTCAAAGACATACTAATGCCATGACAACTTTTCAATTATTttcccacagcacagggagaacAAACCCCATCACACCGTGCTTGTGTTGGGTAGTCAGAGACTAACTGAGCTAAGAGATGCTATCTCTTGTGTCAGTGACCTTCAGATTGGTGGAGAATTCAGCAATACTCCAGACTTGGCTCCAGAACACATTAGCAAGGTATTCATTTTGatcctttctctccatttagaccTATGTAAACTCTGGATATTTCCACGTCAAATATGGTCACCTTTCGAACAAAGTTGCTGTGCATGTTTTAAGGTATTTTTCAAGGACGAGCTAGGCATCTTTAAGTTATGTGATTCATTTTGAGGCACGCACAGCATTCCCAAGTGACCATTTGTCAAGCACATTCACAGATAGTGAACATCTTTGAGGCTCAAATAAAATGCAGATTTCCAGACTTTATTTGAAATACCATTTAACTAGAACAAAGCTAATATTGCATTCTCCGTTTACTAAACATTTGATTGGCATGTAAGTGGAAAACCCCAACTATGAATTATAGATATGCCTGTTAATGTGAATATAAATAAAAAGAGAACTGTACAAATGAAGAGTCAACTGTCGATAGATTCCAACAATCAGAAATCCTATTCTTCAGAATTTACGCCCAAATCCAGAGCTTTGAGCAGATGATCTCCAGTAACATTTCAATGTGATACTGTTGGGATTGATACCTTTTTCAGTGAGTTAAACTGAGATCCCCTGTGCCCTCTCAGATAATACAAAGTATCCTTTGCAATTTGAAGACGACATGGGGAGTTCTCACTAGTCTCCTGGTCAATATTCAACTCTCCGATAACATTTATGCAAACACATTATGTGATCATTAGGTTATTAATGTTGTGGGACATAGCTATATGCAGTTTGGTCAtcatgtttcctacattgcaGCAGTAGATCaattcaataatattcaaatGAGTGGAAAGCATTTTGTGTTGTTTAAAGATGCTTCATAAATTTAAGTGTTCATAAATAATGAACATTAGTCACTATTAAGACCTAATGGATTCAGTGAAATGTAGCTCAGTTGCTCGAGGTTTTCCTGCTGGGTGGCTTTGAGAGTATGTCCAAAAATGCCAAGCACTAAACTGTAGACTCCTTCCTTTGGGAACAGTACTTAGAGCTATACTGCTGCATGTCCCAAGTTACTATGTTGTTATTCTGGTCAACAATGCAGTTTCTGTCTAATCTTAATGATACTTTGAAGAATTAAAGCTCTTGTATGACTGTTttaatgaatttgaattttgatAGTTTTTGCATTAATGGATACCAGTGTTGTGAAAGTGCTTATAGATCTGTTCTAATGTTCTATCAACTAATTTAATCTCCCTAGCCAAGTCTATAATATTTCTGTCATTTCACTGTCTTCATTTACTGTATGTGCACTCCTTAGTGGCTCTGTCCCTACCTTGATTTTATTTTCGTCTGTAGAAAGTCTTGCTGCTACTATTTAATATATCTTTATCGctaaattttgtttcatttgtcttcctaattaattttatatttattttctggACTTTTGGTATCCCTTTTTCTTATTCTCTGTTTTGTTGTCTGTCAACTTtagtttatttctttaatttcattTTCCCATTATTCCTTTTTATTATTTCTGTGCTAGACTACTGCGTTGTCTAGTGAATCCCAACACTAGTTGCATGAATAGCATCTCATTTCCCCTTAACCACTTTATAGTGTgcagaactcaacattgagttcaacaacatCAGGCCATAAACTCTGTACTCCATTTCGATTAATCCCCACACCCTTCACTTTCTTTCTACCTCTTCCATCCTTTGGCTTGTTTACGTGGATTTGCACTCAGAGCTGACCAGTTTTTGTTAATAACATTAATACCACCTCTTAATCTATTTCATCTCTCTACTACCATGGTCTTTCCTCGAGACTAGCATTACCGTTTGTTCTACTTGCCTCTCcactttttttccccagagcgtAGCCCCCATCACATTCCCAAGACTCAGTGTTCTCTGTGCAGATACTACTAGACCTCCCAAGTTtaccagtaatttgtttttatttcagatccccagcgcccacagtattttgcttgttCATTATTAACTTGTCTATTCATGCTATTTACTGGGAGGATTCTATTACCCACGATTGCTTTATTAATGTGCTTGTTAATAAGTTGTTTATTTTCTTAATTCAGTGCTCATTCTCATCCTCTTCAAATCATCTTTTCAGTTTATTTCAAATAtgttgtttcatttaattgtctTTTTTATGTTAAGAATTAGTatgcaattaataaaaatgaacattcttttaaaaataggACTTGTACAAGTCAGCCTTTTTCTTCTTTGAAGGAACCTTCTATAATGACTTGAGATATTCTGAATGCAGAGATTTGAGCAGGTACGGTGGCTCTCATAAAATTAGTTTTAGAGTATCAAATGTATCTACTTGTCTCTATTATAATCAAATCTTGTTATCTTCAAAATAGTATTTCAATAGATTTATCAAACTAAGTTTGATATCCAGTCTCACAAGGAGATATTAGGGCAAATTACAAAAAAATTGCTCAAAAAGGTAGGGTTAAATTAGTATTTTTCAGAGGGAAAGACCAGTTGACAGATGGAGGTTTAGGGAAAGGTGTCTTGAGTTTGAGAACTAAAAATCAAGGCTGCTCAAGACCAGGATTGGGGTGCAAAACAGAGTTGTCAGACTGGAGTAGATTACAGAAATATGAAAAGGTGGAGCCTTACAGGTAAGCAAGCATAGGGTCCTGAGTTAAAAAGACTTGGGCAGCAGAGTTCTGACTGACCAAAGGGTAGAATGTAAGATACCAGCTGGAATTTTCTTAAGGTAATGAAGATTTCAACAGTCTATGACCTTGGGGGGTGTTAtgtaccaggccagaccccctcaaaacatttcaagaaggtagcccagactctaactttgttagttgttttaagcaggtgtaaagtgtatattccaggagaaatgtcactggtcaaaccactttgttttaaacaaaacataatttatttacaaaattactgaatgaaatacaaacaacagaaaccagaatacagaataacttaacctctccaaaaacccaacagatcatcccaactgaATGATGCTGTACCAAATACTtacaacaattcccataaacactccttggcacaaaaggtaaaatcaaacactggTTCTTAACAGGAGATAAGTCAGAGagtaccagcatggacctgcttcttttgGTCCAGTGGCTTTTTCATACTACTGCTAaataccaaaccaaaccagaaaaaagctgagctgggagaactggccacttccctttcattgtacaagtgttttttataAACTTGAAAGTCTTCTGCCTGAGGCactatctgttagctattatcaaatagGCTCCAAAACCTTTCAACCCCAGATTTTTTGGGGTCTTTTTTCACTCTGgatagcataaccttgttaaaggagcagctttgtcacggGTGTCTCCACAAAGATGAATGTCATCATGGTGCAGATATTTGGTGGAATAAGAAAGTAATTGGAGAAGACTTGAGCTCAAGGCAAGAGAAGGGGGAATATTAGAGTCTGATGGGTTTGGGGAAACAAAGCGAGCTTCAATAGAATGGTTTCAATCATAGTCACAACAAAATCTTGTTGGTGAGGGTGAAGGTAACAAGTTAAAAAGGATGGTCTGAGGTAGTGAAAAGAAGCCAGGATTTTTCTTTTGTCAGGGACAATCCTGTAATAATGAGCATTTAGGCAGAGGAAcgtagaaggagaaagtgaggtctgcagatgctggagatcagagtcaaagagtataGCGCTGAAAAAACTGAGCCGGAcaagcagcatcctgatgaagagtttatgcttgaaacgtcgactcctgttcctcagatgttgcctgaccagctgtgcttttccagcacccacactctTCGAGAGGAATGTAGAACCCTAAGAAGCCAGTTAGATCTGGCAGTGAATTGCTGAACCAATTGTTTCCTCCATCTATTAAAGTCTGTATCCTTTGCAATAGCTGCAGAAATGTGGTAAGTATTGTCCAACTATACAATGAGcatcaaatcaaataattttcAATAGCATTGATAACTTTTTGGTTAAATGTGGCAGATGGTTATTggagaaaggttttttttaaatattgaactAAAGATCCCAGCTGTGAATGCGAAAGAATAAAAAATTAAATTTAGGAATGACTGTACCTTGAGACAGCCACCAAGTTGTTATCATTGAAGTGAGTGTAACTTTTGCAATCAAACCCCATTTGTATACAGTACTGTTCCAGGGTAAAGAACTTCCAGTATACAAACTATTTCTACATGGGAAAGTCCAAACAGTGCCCTGAATATCAACTTAACCTagccaacttaaaaaaaaaatatcaGCAAAAGTACCATTATCCAATTTCATATCTTCTCCTGAGGATTCAGTGTATCTGCATGTGTAGATTAATAATTGTTGTTACCAATTGGCCTATAAATCAGCATGACTTAGTTAGCCAAAAACTGCTCATTTAATAGAATCTACTTCACTTGCATTTTTGTATTTTCACAATTGGAATTGTTTTTtagactctctctctttctctttactccactccacgcccccccccccccttttttttaGGACCATTATTGAATGGGCAGAATCCCATGACAGGGGTTGTGGGAAATTTCGAACAGCTAAAATGGAGGACTATACGTTCAATGATATGTGTATTAAGGTTGGCTATCCTTATTTGTATTGTCACCAGGGTGACTGCGAACATCTCATCATCATCACGGATGTCAGGTACAGTCAT
This region includes:
- the snapc3 gene encoding snRNA-activating protein complex subunit 3, which translates into the protein MAEAACATVSSLCRGPEYELAGVNSKLFHVGSFGSLWRKQLDGAYLGLEEEGEEEVVGQQLVTQLGLPSDMVEELQLVCGVDTLKCTEQDTSTDVIPEDTDLVTLEIRRKVIKKRKERLTYDRACRQEIYEHEYEMQAVGRKPSNPEDSIAAGEVILTVNVYSPIIFVKHRENKPHHTVLVLGSQRLTELRDAISCVSDLQIGGEFSNTPDLAPEHISKDLYKSAFFFFEGTFYNDLRYSECRDLSRTIIEWAESHDRGCGKFRTAKMEDYTFNDMCIKVGYPYLYCHQGDCEHLIIITDVRIVHHDDCLDKTLYPCVIKKHWMWTRKCSVCKLFIVRWVTNNDSFAPEDPAFFCDTCFRMLHYDADGNKLGEFLAYPYVDPGIFN